A genomic region of Trifolium pratense cultivar HEN17-A07 linkage group LG3, ARS_RC_1.1, whole genome shotgun sequence contains the following coding sequences:
- the LOC123912716 gene encoding WAT1-related protein At5g64700-like isoform X1, with protein MGEIGPYLAVFIIQLIYSGMTLLSKAVFNGGMKTSVFVFYRQLIGAIVMVPLALIFERKQAVPVTFSFMTIFKIFMLSLLGITLTLNVHGLALSYTSAMLAAAIVNCLPASTFFFAVLLRMEKVNIRTKSGISKIGSVLLCMAGVAILAFYKGPQLQVHHLLSRYHHNNQQHEDHFSYDKKWILGSLLLFLATIMWSLWLVLQAQLLKSYPSKLTFMSIQSLSSAIQSFFVAIAFERDIEQWKLGWNMRLLAVVYCGTLVTAVAYYLQALVIGKKGPVFPATWNPLSFIIATIGSVLILGETLCLGSVLGGILLVLSLYTVLWAKSKEGITHQNSLPIQAYKECADQVKTDVACSKPPQ; from the exons ATGGGTGAAATAGGTCCATATTTGGCAGTGTTTATAATACAATTAATTTATTCTGGTATGACATTGTTGTCTAAGGCTGTGTTTAACGGTGGAATGAAAACTTctgtgtttgttttttatagACAACTTATTGGAGCCATTGTTATGGTCCCTCTAGCTTTGATATTTGAAAG GAAACAAGCTGTGCCAGTGACATTCTCATTTATGACCATATTCAAGATTTTTATGCTTTCATTATTGGG AATTACTTTAACTCTGAATGTGCATGGTCTTGCTCTTTCTTATACATCTGCTATGTTGGCTGCTGCAATTGTTAATTGCCTCCCTGCTTCTACATTCTTCTTTGCTGTTCTCCTCAG AATGGAGAAGGTAAATATAAGGACAAAATCTGGAATTTCAAAGATAGGGAGTGTATTATTGTGCATGGCTGGTGTAGCAATCCTTGCATTTTACAAGGGACCTCAGTTACAGGTTCATCATCTCCTATCTAGATATCATCACAACAATCAACAACATGAAGATCATTTTTCATATGACAAAAAATGGATTTTGGGTTCTTTACTCTTGTTCCTAGCTACCATCATGTGGAGTTTGTGGCTTGTACTTCAG gctCAGTTACTTAAAAGTTACCCTTCAAAGCTAACATTCATGAGCATTCAGAGCTTATCAAGTGCAATTCAGTCATTTTTCGTTGCCATAGCTTTTGAAAGAGATATTGAGCAGTGGAAGTTGGGATGGAACATGAGACTGCTAGCAGTTGTTTACTGT GGGACACTAGTGACTGCAGTTGCATATTACCTGCAAGCACTAGTGATTGGTAAGAAAGGACCAGTTTTCCCTGCAACTTGGAATCCACTGAGCTTTATAATCGCTACCATTGGTTCTGTTTTGATCTTGGGAGAGACACTGTGTTTAGGAAG TGTTTTGGGTGGGATTCTGCTGGTTTTAAGTCTGTACACTGTTTTGTGGGCAAAAAGCAAAGAAGGAATCACTCATCAAAATTCTTTACCTATTCAAGCATATAAAGAATGTGCAGACCAGGTGAAAACAGATGTAGCATGTAGCAAACCACCGCAATGA
- the LOC123912718 gene encoding WAT1-related protein At5g64700-like isoform X3, translated as MIMKGKKPYVVVFVIQTIYAAMFLLSKAAFDHGMNNFIFVFYRQALATIFLIPFAFIFEWKIAPPLSFRTFCKIFFLSLFGITLSLDINGIGLIYTSPTLAAATTNCLPVITFFLALILRVESLKIKTRAGIAKLIGIVACLAGASTLAFYKGPHLKLLSHHILGSNKQHDQSHIPSSTWIKGCFLMLLSNTLFGLWMVLQGIIVTGVTYYLMTWVIEKKGPVFLAMSTPLALIITIFSSVILLGDIISLGSVLGGFLLIVGLYSVLWGKNREQTPKVSQDLEQPSV; from the exons ATGATTATGAAAGGAAAAAAGCCATATGTGGTTGTGTTTGTGATACAAACTATATATGCAGCTATGTTTCTACTCTCCAAAGCTGCATTTGATCATGGCATGAACAATTTCATCTTTGTTTTCTATAGACAAGCATTAGCAACCATTTTCCTCATACCTTTTGCTTTCATCTTCGAATG GAAAATTGCACCCCCTTTGTCTTTCAGGACCTTCTGCAAGATTTTCTTCCTTTCTCTCTTCGG CATTACGTTGAGCTTGGATATAAATGGTATTGGTTTGATTTACACCTCTCCAACTTTGGCAGCTGCTACCACAAATTGTCTTCCAGTTATCACCTTCTTTTTAGCACTCATACTTAG GGTtgaaagtttgaaaataaaaacacgAGCTGGGATTGCTAAGTTGATTGGCATTGTGGCATGTTTGGCTGGTGCATCTACCCTAGCCTTTTATAAAGGTCCTCATTTAAAGCTTTTAAGCCATCACATTCTTGGATCCAATAAACAACATGATCAAAGTCATATTCCATCTAGTACATGGATAAAAGGTTGTTTCCTCATGTTGCTCTCCAACACACTTTTTGGTCTATGGATGGTGTTACAG GGAATTATTGTGACAGGGGTGACATATTACTTAATGACATGGGTTATAGAGAAGAAAGGACCTGTGTTTCTTGCCATGTCAACACCACTAGCTCTCATTATTACAATATTCTCCTCTGTAATTCTCTTGGGCGATATAATAAGTTTGGGAAG TGTTTTAGGTGGGTTCCTCTTAATTGTGGGACTATACAGTGTGCTGTGGGGAAAGAACAGAGAGCAAACACCAAAAGTTTCGCAAGATTTGGAACAACCATCAGTTTAG
- the LOC123912718 gene encoding WAT1-related protein At5g64700-like isoform X2, which yields MIMKGKKPYVVVFVIQTIYAAMFLLSKAAFDHGMNNFIFVFYRQALATIFLIPFAFIFEWKIAPPLSFRTFCKIFFLSLFGITLSLDINGIGLIYTSPTLAAATTNCLPVITFFLALILRVESLKIKTRAGIAKLIGIVACLAGASTLAFYKGPHLKLLSHHILGSNKQHDQSHIPSSTWIKGCFLMLLSNTLFGLWMVLQCFLSSIQSLVIALAIERDIEKWKLGWNINLLAVAYCGIIVTGVTYYLMTWVIEKKGPVFLAMSTPLALIITIFSSVILLGDIISLGSVLGGFLLIVGLYSVLWGKNREQTPKVSQDLEQPSV from the exons ATGATTATGAAAGGAAAAAAGCCATATGTGGTTGTGTTTGTGATACAAACTATATATGCAGCTATGTTTCTACTCTCCAAAGCTGCATTTGATCATGGCATGAACAATTTCATCTTTGTTTTCTATAGACAAGCATTAGCAACCATTTTCCTCATACCTTTTGCTTTCATCTTCGAATG GAAAATTGCACCCCCTTTGTCTTTCAGGACCTTCTGCAAGATTTTCTTCCTTTCTCTCTTCGG CATTACGTTGAGCTTGGATATAAATGGTATTGGTTTGATTTACACCTCTCCAACTTTGGCAGCTGCTACCACAAATTGTCTTCCAGTTATCACCTTCTTTTTAGCACTCATACTTAG GGTtgaaagtttgaaaataaaaacacgAGCTGGGATTGCTAAGTTGATTGGCATTGTGGCATGTTTGGCTGGTGCATCTACCCTAGCCTTTTATAAAGGTCCTCATTTAAAGCTTTTAAGCCATCACATTCTTGGATCCAATAAACAACATGATCAAAGTCATATTCCATCTAGTACATGGATAAAAGGTTGTTTCCTCATGTTGCTCTCCAACACACTTTTTGGTCTATGGATGGTGTTACAG TGTTTTTTAAGCTCAATTCAATCTTTAGTTATCGCCTTGGCCATAGAAAGGGACATTGAGAAGTGGAAATTGGGTTGGAATATCAATCTTCTTGCTGTAGCTTATTGT GGAATTATTGTGACAGGGGTGACATATTACTTAATGACATGGGTTATAGAGAAGAAAGGACCTGTGTTTCTTGCCATGTCAACACCACTAGCTCTCATTATTACAATATTCTCCTCTGTAATTCTCTTGGGCGATATAATAAGTTTGGGAAG TGTTTTAGGTGGGTTCCTCTTAATTGTGGGACTATACAGTGTGCTGTGGGGAAAGAACAGAGAGCAAACACCAAAAGTTTCGCAAGATTTGGAACAACCATCAGTTTAG
- the LOC123912718 gene encoding WAT1-related protein At5g64700-like isoform X1 — MIMKGKKPYVVVFVIQTIYAAMFLLSKAAFDHGMNNFIFVFYRQALATIFLIPFAFIFEWKIAPPLSFRTFCKIFFLSLFGITLSLDINGIGLIYTSPTLAAATTNCLPVITFFLALILRVESLKIKTRAGIAKLIGIVACLAGASTLAFYKGPHLKLLSHHILGSNKQHDQSHIPSSTWIKGCFLMLLSNTLFGLWMVLQAFVIKDYPPKLIFTTLQCFLSSIQSLVIALAIERDIEKWKLGWNINLLAVAYCGIIVTGVTYYLMTWVIEKKGPVFLAMSTPLALIITIFSSVILLGDIISLGSVLGGFLLIVGLYSVLWGKNREQTPKVSQDLEQPSV; from the exons ATGATTATGAAAGGAAAAAAGCCATATGTGGTTGTGTTTGTGATACAAACTATATATGCAGCTATGTTTCTACTCTCCAAAGCTGCATTTGATCATGGCATGAACAATTTCATCTTTGTTTTCTATAGACAAGCATTAGCAACCATTTTCCTCATACCTTTTGCTTTCATCTTCGAATG GAAAATTGCACCCCCTTTGTCTTTCAGGACCTTCTGCAAGATTTTCTTCCTTTCTCTCTTCGG CATTACGTTGAGCTTGGATATAAATGGTATTGGTTTGATTTACACCTCTCCAACTTTGGCAGCTGCTACCACAAATTGTCTTCCAGTTATCACCTTCTTTTTAGCACTCATACTTAG GGTtgaaagtttgaaaataaaaacacgAGCTGGGATTGCTAAGTTGATTGGCATTGTGGCATGTTTGGCTGGTGCATCTACCCTAGCCTTTTATAAAGGTCCTCATTTAAAGCTTTTAAGCCATCACATTCTTGGATCCAATAAACAACATGATCAAAGTCATATTCCATCTAGTACATGGATAAAAGGTTGTTTCCTCATGTTGCTCTCCAACACACTTTTTGGTCTATGGATGGTGTTACAG GCTTTTGTAATAAAAGACTACCCGCCAAAGCTGATCTTTACAACTCTTCAGTGTTTTTTAAGCTCAATTCAATCTTTAGTTATCGCCTTGGCCATAGAAAGGGACATTGAGAAGTGGAAATTGGGTTGGAATATCAATCTTCTTGCTGTAGCTTATTGT GGAATTATTGTGACAGGGGTGACATATTACTTAATGACATGGGTTATAGAGAAGAAAGGACCTGTGTTTCTTGCCATGTCAACACCACTAGCTCTCATTATTACAATATTCTCCTCTGTAATTCTCTTGGGCGATATAATAAGTTTGGGAAG TGTTTTAGGTGGGTTCCTCTTAATTGTGGGACTATACAGTGTGCTGTGGGGAAAGAACAGAGAGCAAACACCAAAAGTTTCGCAAGATTTGGAACAACCATCAGTTTAG
- the LOC123912716 gene encoding WAT1-related protein At5g64700-like isoform X2, whose translation MGEIGPYLAVFIIQLIYSGMTLLSKAVFNGGMKTSVFVFYRQLIGAIVMVPLALIFERKQAVPVTFSFMTIFKIFMLSLLGITLTLNVHGLALSYTSAMLAAAIVNCLPASTFFFAVLLRMEKVNIRTKSGISKIGSVLLCMAGVAILAFYKGPQLQVHHLLSRYHHNNQQHEDHFSYDKKWILGSLLLFLATIMWSLWLVLQAQLLKSYPSKLTFMSIQSLSSAIQSFFVAIAFERDIEQWKLGWNMRLLAVVYCCFGWDSAGFKSVHCFVGKKQRRNHSSKFFTYSSI comes from the exons ATGGGTGAAATAGGTCCATATTTGGCAGTGTTTATAATACAATTAATTTATTCTGGTATGACATTGTTGTCTAAGGCTGTGTTTAACGGTGGAATGAAAACTTctgtgtttgttttttatagACAACTTATTGGAGCCATTGTTATGGTCCCTCTAGCTTTGATATTTGAAAG GAAACAAGCTGTGCCAGTGACATTCTCATTTATGACCATATTCAAGATTTTTATGCTTTCATTATTGGG AATTACTTTAACTCTGAATGTGCATGGTCTTGCTCTTTCTTATACATCTGCTATGTTGGCTGCTGCAATTGTTAATTGCCTCCCTGCTTCTACATTCTTCTTTGCTGTTCTCCTCAG AATGGAGAAGGTAAATATAAGGACAAAATCTGGAATTTCAAAGATAGGGAGTGTATTATTGTGCATGGCTGGTGTAGCAATCCTTGCATTTTACAAGGGACCTCAGTTACAGGTTCATCATCTCCTATCTAGATATCATCACAACAATCAACAACATGAAGATCATTTTTCATATGACAAAAAATGGATTTTGGGTTCTTTACTCTTGTTCCTAGCTACCATCATGTGGAGTTTGTGGCTTGTACTTCAG gctCAGTTACTTAAAAGTTACCCTTCAAAGCTAACATTCATGAGCATTCAGAGCTTATCAAGTGCAATTCAGTCATTTTTCGTTGCCATAGCTTTTGAAAGAGATATTGAGCAGTGGAAGTTGGGATGGAACATGAGACTGCTAGCAGTTGTTTACTGT TGTTTTGGGTGGGATTCTGCTGGTTTTAAGTCTGTACACTGTTTTGTGGGCAAAAAGCAAAGAAGGAATCACTCATCAAAATTCTTTACCTATTCAAGCATATAA